The following coding sequences lie in one Musa acuminata AAA Group cultivar baxijiao chromosome BXJ1-8, Cavendish_Baxijiao_AAA, whole genome shotgun sequence genomic window:
- the LOC103993251 gene encoding uncharacterized protein LOC103993251, which translates to MASCHGSSKHDKFSIKYLWIPLDVQCYEPNTIVSQKYALRTHAKGSTLSETKSPIQGASTAKFVSAVARIWDYAGDPAVFHSDESLKYHDHLQKECNTICYSGRQRKQKPTSTRNGSACNGLEPKSSLTSAVKSYFEEVKCIKKQLLLAACNRYVANSFSWKRVWLIGSHSHIGNDKVTWSTTRTVQASQCDSIDKTSLEDLKDDRSIGTDKQSPFEISATQAKGNSAAAELYDASCDKSTNLVGNDLQISGSFYSTYSLRPMMIWKGIVVGFCRNHRSSLHFGNNFDFLTLTGYTYGRHQKAIEVMSSSVSEVSRELSAFKDCDIHECRKSLAQEPILEHKRLPIFTIHDKLEKELTKNRHAIAGALAGTIVSLCLHPIDTIKTIIQADGIGQKSVYCTLRTLISEKGIAGLYCGITTNIASSALISAIYTFTYESVKGALLPVLPKEYHSVVHCFAGGCSSIATSLIFTPSERIKQQMQVGSQYQDCWNAFIGCFEKGGLPSLYTGWKAVLCRNIPHSIIKFYTYENLKLLCLVSAKPNSGLSTLQTLLCGGIAGSTAALFTTPFDVVKTKLQTQAPGTIGKYSGVLHALQEIARQEGFQGLYRGVTPRLAMYISQGALFFASYEFLKVVFALQVPQSHVQIIHNQQNADYSKLRSEQTEVLNQNSLAN; encoded by the exons ATGGCTTCTTGTCATGGATCTTCAAAACATGATAAGTTTTCTATCAAATATTTATGGATTCCTCTGGATGTgcaatgttatgaaccaaatacaaTTGTTTCCCAGAAATATGCCCTCAGAACTCATGCAAAGGGCAGTACACTATCTGAAACCAAATCTCCCATCCAAGGAGCAAGTACAGCAAAGTTTGTATCTGCAGTTGCTAGGATCTGGGATTATGCTGGAGATCCAGCAGTTTTCCACAGTGATGAAAGCTTGAAATATCATGACCATTTGCAGAAAGAGTGTAACACCATATGCTATTCTGGCAggcaaagaaaacaaaaaccaACATCCACCAGAAATGGAAGTGCTTGCAATGGACTAGAGCCTAAAAGCTCTTTGACATCTGCAGTAAAATCATACTTTGAGGAAGTAAAATGCATTAAGAAACAGTTATTGCTTGCCGCTTGCAACAGATATGTAGCCAATTCTTTCAGCTGGAAACGTGTCTGGTTAATTGGTTCCCATTCACATATAGGAAACGATAAGGTCACATGGAGTACAACTCGTACTGTTCAAGCCAGCCAATGTGACAGCATTGATAAAACTAGTTTGGAAGACCTGAAGGATGACAGATCTATTGGAACAGACAAGCAAAGTCCATTTGAAATATCTGCTACTCAGGCCAAAGGGAATTCTGCTGCTGCTGAACTCTATGATGCTTCTTGTGATAAATCAACGAACTTAGTAGGAAACGATCTGCAAATTTCAGGTTCATTTTATTCAACATATTCACTCCGACCAATGATGATCTGGAAAGGAATAGTTGTTGGATTTTGTAGAAATCACAGATCTAGTCTTCATTTCGGCAACAACTTTGATTTCTTAACTTTGACTGGTTACACTTATGGACGCCATCAGAAAGCTATTGAGGTCATGTCCTCTTCAGTTTCTGAGGTTTCACGGGAACTTTCTGCCTTCAAGGATTGTGATATTCATGAGTGTCGTAAAAGCTTAGCTCAGGAGCCCATTCTTGAACATAAACGTTTACCAATATTCACGATACATGATAAACTCGAAAAAGAACTAACCAAGAATAGACATGCAATAGCAGGAGCATTGGCTGGAACAATTGTTAGCCTTTGTCTGCATCCTATTGATACAATTAAGACTATAATTCAGGCTGATGGCATAGGTCAAAAGTCAGTTTATTGCACTCTCAGAACGCTCATATCAGAAAAAG GCATAGCAGGGCTCTACTGTGGGATAACTACCAATATTGCTTCCTCAGCGCTTATTTCTGCCATCTATACCTTCACATATGAATCAGTTAAGGGGGCCCTACTACCAGTTCTGCCAAAG GAGTACCATTCTGTTGTTCACTGCTTTGCAGGTGGTTGCTCAAGCATAGCTACTTCTCTCATCTTTACTCCCAGTGAACGTATAAAGCAACAGATGCAAGTGGGTTCACAGTATCAGGACTGCTG GAATGCCTTCATTGGATGCTTTGAAAAGGGTGGATTGCCTTCACTATATACTGGGTGGAAGGCAGTTCTTTGTAGGAACATTCCACACTCCATTATCAAG TTTTACACCTATGAAAATTTGAAGCTTCTCTGTTTGGTGTCGGCAAAGCCTAATTCAGGTCTTAGCACATTGCAAACG CTATTGTGTGGGGGTATTGCTGGATCGACTGCTGCTCTTTTCACAACACCCTTTGACGTGGTAAAGACAAAGTTGCAGACACAA GCTCCTGGGACTATTGGGAAATACAGTGGGGTTCTTCATGCATTGCAAGAAATAGCTAGGCAAGAAGGTTTTCAAGGGCTTTACAG GGGTGTGACTCCAAGGTTAGCTATGTATATCTCTCAAGGAGCCCTTTTTTTTGCATCATATGAGTTTCTTAAAGTAGTCTTTGCTTTGCAAGTTCCGCAATCACATGTTCAGATCATTCATAACCAACAAAATGCTGACTACTCAAAGTTGAGAAGTGAACAGACTGAAGTCTTAAACCAGAATTCTTTGGCTAATTAG
- the LOC135589036 gene encoding subtilisin-like protease 4 translates to MLAGPPLLYIYAVTSFMQTTAEPPFPLLSSMEVLKLFSFLCLFYVLCSNPYQVTSSINLQRRTYIVHVQPPESAAPGTSSDRVVWYRSFLATVTSELQMIHAYTNVASGFAARLTEQELAAMSLIPGFVRAYPDRMYRLQTTHTPDFLGLHMHQGLWNLSSYGKGVIVGLLDTGVFPDHPSFSGLGMPPPPAKWTGRCDFNASSCNNKLIGARTFLAGAKAARGEAFASDPPNDDVGHGTHTSSTAAGAAVPGAQVLGNAKGVAVGMAPLAHLAMYKVCTDFGCFSSDILAGMDAAVSDGVDVLSLSLGGASLPFYDDSIALGAYAAIENGVFVSCAAGNGGPESSTLSNEAPWILTVAASTMDRNIRVTVTLGNGLSFDGESLYQPSSFPPTLYPLVYAGASGNPDTVFCGIGSFDGFDVKGKIVLCERGGGIGRIDKGTAVQSAGGIGMILMNQAADGYSTLADAHVLPASHVSFAAGEQIKAYINSLASPTAALLFKGTILGTSPAPAITSFSSRGPSQASPGILKPDITGPGVNVLAAWPFPVGPSNYTGVTFDIISGTSMATPHLSGIAALIKGVHPDWSPAAIKSAMMTTASVQDHSGNPIVNEQLVPADLFATGAGHVNPAKASNPGLVYDLTADDYIGYLCGLGYTSTEVSVIARKPILCPTVSSIPEKDLNYPSISVSLGGKVTYTVVKRTVKNVGEAAVTYWAEVGAPNGTYVRVYPRALSFTYVNEEKQFFVVFKMTGGCGCVGAAQGYLKWVSVKHEVRSPISITYTS, encoded by the coding sequence ATGCTCGCCGGCCCTCCGCTGCTATATATATATGCAGTCACCAGTTTCATGCAGACGACAGCAGAACCCCCATTCCCCCTTCTTTCATCAATGGAGGTGCTCaaactcttctccttcctctgccTTTTCTATGTCCTTTGCTCCAATCCATATCAGGTGACTTCCAGCATCAATTTGCAACGGAGGACTTACATAGTCCACGTGCAGCCGCCGGAGTCGGCCGCTCCCGGCACCTCGTCGGACAGGGTGGTTTGGTACAGGTCGTTCCTCGCGACAGTCACGTCGGAGCTGCAGATGATCCACGCCTATACCAACGTCGCCAGCGGCTTCGCTGCTCGGCTCACCGAGCAGGAACTGGCGGCCATGTCACTGATCCCCGGCTTCGTCCGTGCCTACCCTGACCGCATGTACCGCCTCCAGACCACCCACACGCCGGACTTCCTGGGGTTGCACATGCACCAGGGTTTGTGGAACCTGTCCAGCTACGGCAAGGGCGTCATCGTCGGCCTGCTCGACACCGGCGTCTTCCCTGACCACCCTTCCTTCAGTGGCTTAGGGATGCCACCGCCGCCCGCTAAATGGACTGGCCGCTGTGACTTCAACGCGTCGAGCTGCAACAACAAGCTCATCGGAGCAAGAACGTTCCTCGCCGGCGCGAAGGCCGCGAGGGGCGAAGCGTTTGCGTCGGATCCCCCAAACGACGACGTGGGTCACGGGACTCACACGTCCAGCACGGCCGCGGGAGCCGCCGTGCCGGGCGCCCAAGTGCTCGGAAACGCCAAGGGCGTCGCGGTTGGCATGGCACCCCTTGCGCACCTCGCCATGTACAAAGTGTGCACCGATTTCGGATGCTTCAGCAGTGATATATTGGCCGGGATGGACGCTGCGGTGTCCGACGGAGTCGACGTCCTCTCGCTCTCCCTCGGCGGAGCCTCGCTACCATTTTATGATGACTCGATCGCGTTGGGCGCCTACGCTGCGATAGAGAATGGGGTGTTCGTAAGCTGCGCGGCCGGCAATGGCGGGCCGGAATCGAGCACGCTGTCAAACGAGGCGCCGTGGATCCTCACAGTGGCCGCGAGCACCATGGACAGGAACATAAGGGTGACGGTGACGCTCGGCAATGGTCTCTCATTCGACGGCGAGTCCCTCTACCAGCCAAGCTCGTTCCCTCCCACTCTCTACCCTTTAGTGTACGCCGGAGCCAGCGGGAACCCGGACACTGTCTTCTGCGGCATTGGTTCGTTCGACGGCTTCGACGTCAAGGGCAAGATAGTGCTGTGCGAGCGCGGCGGAGGCATCGGAAGGATCGATAAGGGCACCGCCGTACAGAGTGCAGGCGGCATCGGCATGATCCTTATGAACCAGGCCGCGGACGGGTACAGTACGCTCGCCGACGCTCATGTCCTCCCTGCCTCGCACGTCAGCTTTGCTGCCGGCGAACAGATCAAAGCCTACATCAACTCCTTGGCCAGCCCAACGGCGGCGCTCCTGTTCAAGGGCACGATACTGGGCACGTCCCCTGCTCCGGCGATAACATCCTTCTCCTCGAGAGGCCCCAGTCAAGCTAGCCCTGGCATTCTGAAGCCAGACATCACCGGGCCCGGAGTTAATGTCTTGGCTGCATGGCCTTTCCCGGTCGGACCCTCCAATTACACCGGCGTCACCTTCGACATCATATCCGGCACTTCCATGGCCACCCCTCACCTAAGTGGGATCGCGGCTCTGATCAAGGGCGTACACCCGGACTGGTCGCCAGCCGCCATCAAATCCGCCATGATGACGACCGCCAGCGTGCAAGACCACAGCGGAAATCCGATCGTGAACGAACAACTCGTCCCTGCCGACCTCTTCGCAACCGGCGCCGGCCATGTCAACCCGGCGAAGGCCAGCAACCCCGGCCTGGTCTACGACTTAACCGCCGACGACTACATCGGTTATCTTTGCGGTCTGGGGTACACGAGCACTGAGGTCTCGGTGATCGCGCGGAAGCCGATCCTTTGCCCAACCGTCAGCAGCATCCCGGAGAAGGACTTGAACTACCCTTCGATCTCGGTTTCACTCGGCGGCAAGGTGACCTACACCGTGGTGAAACGGACGGTGAAGAACGTGGGCGAGGCGGCGGTCACCTACTGGGCCGAGGTTGGCGCGCCAAATGGGACGTACGTTCGCGTCTACCCGCGGGCGCTGAGCTTCACCTACGTGAACGAAGAGAAGCAGTTCTTTGTGGTGTTCAAGATGACGGGCGGTTGCGGTTGCGTAGGTGCGGCTCAGGGCTATCTGAAGTGGGTCTCCGTCAAGCACGAGGTACGGAGCCCGATCTCCATCACGTACACGAGCTAG
- the LOC135587404 gene encoding subtilisin-like protease 4, whose amino-acid sequence MALATPFLSLLLCLCAASLLSPPFADGSDELKVYIVHVKHPEGVTFSDAAQWSDWYSSLLQSAASTLGVESEEDVAASRLVHSYHNVMTGFSAFLTEMEVEAMSKLDWFLQAYPSRVYRLHTTRSPTFLGLRRRKHGVWRSSNMGEGVIIGVLDTGITPGHPSFDDYGMPPPPAKWKGRCDLNASFCNNKLIGARSFVNYDGRKRLSNVSVVDADGHGTHTASTAAGAFVKRANIYGLARGLASGMAPRAHLAIYKVCLESCANYDILAGMDAAVGDGVDVLSLSLGGDPVPFFVDAIALGGFNAISKGVFVSCSAGNSGPDHYTVSNDAPWLLTVGASTLDRTFRTTVKLGDGQEFDGESMYQPSNYKSKLLPLVYPGLITGNSDTALCMNGTLDSVDVRGKIVLCDRGTNARVEKGQVVKKAGGAGMILVNDALNSYSTNADLHVLPASHLPYSAAAKIKVYINSTSAPTAAIIFKGTTTRVPNSPALASFSSRGPSQITPGILKPDILGPGVNILAAWNTQKFNMISGTSMSCPHLSGISALIKKAHPDWSPAAIKSAIMTTARPKDNRQQPIFDEKHVPADLFAVGAGHVDPQRAIDPGLVYDLAPGDYIPYLCGMGIKDESVSAIARKKVNCSSVKSITEGELNYPSITVTLPANSSKWISYTRTVTNVGNPMTEYSVRVDVAKGVTARVQPPKLYFKEVNQKQSFSISFRRNGGASGAVEGRLRWVSREHVVRSPISIVLE is encoded by the coding sequence ATGGCTCTCGCTACGCctttcctctccctcctcctctgccTCTGTGCCGCCTCCCTCCTCTCCCCCCCGTTTGCCGATGGCTCCGACGAGCTCAAAGTCTATATTGTTCACGTCAAGCACCCGGAGGGCGTGACCTTCTCCGACGCTGCACAGTGGTCGGACTGGTACTCCTCCCTTCTGCAGAGCGCGGCTTCGACGTTGGGAGTCGAGTCCGAAGAAGATGTCGCAGCCTCGCGCCTCGTCCACTCCTACCACAACGTCATGACCGGCTTCTCTGCCTTTCTCACCGAGATGGAGGTGGAAGCCATGTCGAAGCTGGATTGGTTCTTGCAGGCCTATCCGAGCCGTGTTTACCGCCTCCACACCACCCGCAGCCCCACCTTCCTGGGGCTGAGACGCCGAAAACATGGCGTGTGGAGATCGTCTAACATGGGCGAAGGAGTCATCATCGGCGTCCTCGACACTGGCATAACACCCGGCCACCCTTCGTTCGACGACTACGGCATGCCGCCGCCGCCGGCCAAGTGGAAGGGCCGCTGTGACCTGAATGCGTCGTTTTGCAACAACAAGCTCATCGGTGCGAGGTCGTTCGTCAACTACGATGGTCGCAAGCGGCTGTCGAATGTGAGTGTGGTCGACGCTGACGGGCACGGCACGCACACAGCGAGCACCGCCGCCGGGGCGTTCGTGAAGCGCGCCAACATCTACGGGCTGGCCCGGGGCTTGGCGTCCGGGATGGCGCCGCGCGCGCACCTCGCCATTTACAAGGTGTGCCTCGAGTCGTGTGCGAACTACGACATATTAGCCGGCATGGATGCCGCGGTCGGCGACGGCGTCGACGTGCTCTCCCTCTCCCTCGGTGGCGATCCTGTTCCTTTCTTCGTCGACGCCATCGCGCTGGGTGGCTTCAACGCCATCAGCAAAGGAGTCTTCGTCAGCTGCTCGGCCGGCAACTCCGGTCCGGATCATTACACCGTGTCCAACGACGCGCCGTGGTTACTCACGGTTGGCGCGAGCACCTTGGACCGGACCTTCCGAACCACCGTAAAGCTCGGCGACGGACAAGAGTTCGACGGCGAGTCGATGTACCAGCCATCGAACTACAAGTCCAAATTGCTACCTCTGGTTTACCCTGGTCTGATCACCGGCAATAGTGACACCGCTCTCTGCATGAATGGCACACTGGATTCCGTCGACGTCCGCGGAAAGATAGTGCTGTGCGACCGCGGCACCAATGCGAGAGTCGAGAAGGGACAAGTCGTCAAGAAAGCCGGCGGCGCCGGCATGATCCTTGTGAACGATGCGCTGAACTCGTATAGCACCAACGCCGACCTCCATGTGCTCCCGGCATCGCATCTTCCCTACTCTGCTGCGGCTAAGATCAAGGTGTACATCAACTCCACCTCCGCCCCGACCGCCGCCATCATCTTCAAAGGCACCACTACGCGTGTACCCAACTCGCCCGCCCTGGCCTCGTTCTCCTCCCGCGGGCCCAGCCAGATCACGCCGGGGATTCTGAAGCCAGACATCCTCGGGCCGGGCGTCAACATCCTCGCCGCGTGGAACACCCAGAAGTTCAACATGATCTCCGGCACCTCCATGTCCTGCCCGCACCTCTCCGGCATCTCCGCGCTGATCAAGAAAGCACACCCGGACTGGTCGCCGGCCGCGATCAAGTCGGCCATCATGACGACCGCTCGCCCGAAGGACAACAGACAGCAACCGATCTTCGACGAGAAGCACGTCCCGGCCGACCTGTTCGCGGTAGGCGCTGGCCACGTCGATCCGCAGAGGGCCATCGACCCAGGTCTCGTCTACGACCTCGCACCCGGCGACTACATTCCTTATCTCTGTGGCATGGGCATCAAGGACGAGTCCGTTAGCGCTATAGCCCGCAAGAAGGTGAATTGCTCGTCTGTGAAGAGCATCACAGAGGGAGAGCTGAACTATCCTTCCATCACCGTCACTTTGCCGGCGAACAGCTCCAAGTGGATCAGCTACACGCGGACCGTGACCAACGTCGGGAATCCGATGACGGAGTATTCGGTACGGGTGGACGTGGCGAAGGGAGTGACCGCGAGGGTGCAGCCACCGAAGCTCTACTTCAAGGAGGTGAACCAGAAGCAGAGCTTCAGCATAAGCTTCAGGAGGAACGGAGGTGCGTCGGGCGCAGTGGAGGGGCGACTGAGGTGGGTGTCGAGGGAGCATGTGGTTAGGAGCCCAATCTCCATCGTCTTGGAGTaa